From the Montipora capricornis isolate CH-2021 chromosome 2, ASM3666992v2, whole genome shotgun sequence genome, one window contains:
- the LOC138025814 gene encoding NADH dehydrogenase [ubiquinone] 1 alpha subcomplex assembly factor 3-like, protein MANVFRCSKRALMRSTSLIPRRFEQHSVEKEPFKTTVTFITDVKDNDGMKSYPPFVTSYSSQGFNVKGIKVVGSIAILPSIFYHWRIKRPEDITAESLALFTIMEPPIEIVVVGTGDKLFRLDPELHSYMRKKHNILLEVQATANASATFNFLLEETRLVGAVLIPPTSTDVH, encoded by the exons ATGGCGAATGTTTTCAGATGTTCAAAACGCGCTTTGATGAGATCAACGTCCTT AATTCCTAGACGATTTGAGCAGCACAGTGTTGAGAAAGAACCATTTAAAACAACAGTTACATTCATTACAGATGTTAAAGATAATGATGGTATGAAGAGCTACCCCCCATTTGTGACATCGTACAGCTCCCAGGGATTTAACGTCAAGGGTATTAAAGTTGTTGGCTCAATAGCAATTCTTCCTTCGATATTTTACCATTGGAGG ATTAAAAGACCTGAAGATATAACAGCAGAGAGTCTTGCCCTTTTCACAATAATGGAGCCTCCTATCG aaattgttgttgttggaacAGGAGACAAGCTCTTTCGGCTTGACCCAGAGTTACACAGCTACATGAGAAAGAAGCACAATATTCTCTTAGAAGTTCAAGCTACG GCAAATGCATCAGCCACGTTTAACTTTCTTCTTGAGGAAACACGATTGGTTGGGGCAGTTTTGATTCCGCCAACATCAACTGATGTGCATTGA